The window CGGCCCGCTGAAGGACAAGCAGGCGGCCCGGCTGCACGACGCGGTCGCCTGACCCGCCCGCCCTCGGAACATCCGACGTAAGGAAGCAAGACAGATGAGCAAGCTGCGCGTGGCGGTCCTCGGTGCCAAGGGCCGTATCGGCTCCGAGGCCGTACGGGCGGTCGAGGCCGCCGAGGACATGGAGCTGGTCGCCGCCCTGAGCCGGGGCGACAAGCTGGAGACCCTGGCGGAGACGGGCGCCCAGGTCGCGGTCGAACTGACCACGCCGGACTCGGTGATGGCCAATCTCGACTATTGCGTGAACCGCGGCATCCACGCGGTCGTCGGCACGACGGGCTGGACCGACGAGCGCCTCGCGCAGCTGAACGGCTGGCTGGCCGCCTCCCCGGAGACGGGCGTGCTCATCGCGCCGAACTTCTCCATCGGGGCGGTCCTGACGATGAAGTTCGCCCAGATCGCGGCGCCCTACTTCGAGTCGGTCGAGGTGGTCGAGCTGCACCACCCGAAGAAGGTCGACGCCCCTTCCGGCACCGCCACGCGCACCGCCCAGCTCATCGCCGAGGCCCGCCGCGCCGCCGGCACGGCCCCGGCGCCGGATGCCACGGAGACCGCCCTCGACGGCGCGCGCGGTGCCAGCGTCGACGGCGTCCCGGTCCACGCCGTCCGCCTGCGCGGCCTGCTGGCCCACCAGGAGGTCCTGCTCGGCGGCGAGGGCGAGACCCTGACCATCCGCCACGACTCCCTCCACCACAGCAGCTTCATGCCGGGCATCCTGCTCGGCGCGCGCCGCGTGGTGACCACTCCGGGCCTGACCTTCGGCCTGGAGCACTTCCTGGACCTCGGCTGACACGAGGCTCACAGATGCGCGCGAAGATCTCCTACGCCATAACGGCCGCCGTCCTGGTCGTCTACTTCGTCCTGGTCGGCAGCCGTGGCGTGATGCTCATCCAGTCCGGCACGGTCCTCACCGTCACCTTCGGCGTGGCGGTGCTGATCCTGCCGGTGATCGGCCTGTGGTTCCTGTGGAAGAACACCCAGTTCGTCCGCAGGGCCAACGCTCTCGCCGCCGAACTCGACGCCGAGGGCGGCCTGCCCGTCGACGAGTTGAAGCGGACCCCCAGCGGCCGTATCGACCGCGACTCGGCCGACGAGGTCTTCGCCAGGCGCAAGGCCGAGACGGAAGTGGCCCCCGACGACTGGCGCAGCTGGTTCCGCCTCGCCATCGCCTATCACGACGCCCGCGACACCCCGCGCGCCCGCAAGGCGATGCAACGGGCCATCGCCCTGCACGACGGCAGGACCGTCGAGGCCTGAGCCTCGGGACAGCGGCCACGAGCCCTACGACGACGCCTGGGCCGTACGCCGAAGGTCAGCCGTACGCCGAAGGGGCCGGCCCGCACTGACTGCGGACCGGCCCCTTCGGTGTGCCTGGCGGGCTCAGCCGCGTGTGTTCTCCGCGGCCCACGCCTCGACCGCGTCGGTGGCCCGGTCGAACGCCGCGACCCGCCCCAGGAAGTCCGTATTGTGCGTGGTCATCAGC of the Streptomyces sp. T12 genome contains:
- the dapB gene encoding 4-hydroxy-tetrahydrodipicolinate reductase, translated to MSKLRVAVLGAKGRIGSEAVRAVEAAEDMELVAALSRGDKLETLAETGAQVAVELTTPDSVMANLDYCVNRGIHAVVGTTGWTDERLAQLNGWLAASPETGVLIAPNFSIGAVLTMKFAQIAAPYFESVEVVELHHPKKVDAPSGTATRTAQLIAEARRAAGTAPAPDATETALDGARGASVDGVPVHAVRLRGLLAHQEVLLGGEGETLTIRHDSLHHSSFMPGILLGARRVVTTPGLTFGLEHFLDLG